One window of the Podospora pseudopauciseta strain CBS 411.78 chromosome 4, whole genome shotgun sequence genome contains the following:
- a CDS encoding hypothetical protein (COG:S; EggNog:ENOG503NUMU), giving the protein MDIAYDHILESNFEDKSESQNRQNQPAAPQASLNEDLQDAYRAFSNSPWGARIGGFFGSVVKQQELSAVSQDATRGFTDLRQTIINRTRSLSLNTSPPADAGSSQDTGDQTTPTRAKALSSEEALAESESVLTRLKEEAAKRLKDLQKAEDAADEALLRFGSNLRDFFRDAIQIAPPTNDQGDNQGNTVLFESKDAAGKRVIHTSRFDAQLHVIHTTTDNFIKDGTGAEYETWAKEFDVDKKTEDIATDLAKYPELRTTMEKLVPDTVPYADFWKRYYFLRHGIETAEARRRDLLKAASAEEEVGWDEDSSEEEEEEEDSSEEESSDEEESAPAKPAIAKPVPTAEAKRPGSSNSASTINPTTTAAKPAEPRKSDDRKSMADSDTSYDVVGAASGVPSQAPNSPKDAKKLDDSDGSDEEDWE; this is encoded by the exons ATGGACATCGCCTACGACCACATCCTCGAGTCCAACTTCGAGGACAAGAGCGAGTCCCAGAACAGACAGAACCAGCCCGCCGCTCCACAGGCGAGCTTGAACGAGGATCTCCAGGATGCTTACCGCGCCTTTTCCAACAGTCCTTGGGGCGCTAGGATTGGAGGTTTCTTTGGTAGCGTGGTGAAGCAG CAAGAGCTCTCCGCCGTAAGCCAAGATGCGACCCGCGGCTTCACCGACCTGCGCCAGACTATCATCAACCGCACCCGATCGCTCTCCTTGaacacctcaccaccagccgaCGCCGGTTCCTCTCAGGACACGGGCGACCAGACCACCCCCACCCGCGCCAAAGCCCTCTCATCAGAAGAGGCCCTCGCCGAATCCGAATCCGTACTCACCCGTCTCAAAGAAGAAGCCGCCAAACGCCTAAAGGATCTCCAGAAAGCCGAAGACGCCGCCGACGAAGCTCTCCTCAGGTTCGGTTCCAACCTCCGCGACTTCTTCCGCGACGCCATCCAAATCGCACCACCCACCAACGATCAGGGAGACAACCAGGGCAACACCGTTTTGTTCGAGAGCAAGGATGCCgctgggaagagggtgatcCACACCTCGCGGTTCGATGCGCAGCTTCACGTCATCCACACCACCACGGACAACTTCATCAAGGATGGCACTGGCGCCGAGTATGAGACCTGGGCCAAGGAGTTTGATGTCGATAAGAAGACGGAGGACATCGCTACTGATCTCGCCAAGTACCCTGAGTTGAGAACGACAATGGAGAAGCTGGTTCCCGACACGGTTCCCTATGCGGATTTCTGGAAGAGGTACTACTTCCTCAGACACGGTATTGAGACTGCTGAGGCCAGGCGTAGGGACTTGCTCAAGG CTGCCTCGGCTGAAGAGGAAGTTGGCTGGGACGAGGACTCttccgaagaagaagaggaggaggaggattccagcgaggaggagtccagtgatgaggaggagtcgGCCCCCGCCAAACCTGCCATTGCCAAACCTGTGCCTACTGCTGAGGCCAAGCGCCCTGGTTCTTCAAACTCTGCCTCCACGATCAACCCTACTACCACTGCTGCCAAGCCGGCAGAGCCTCGCAAATCTGACGACAGGAAATCGATGGCGGATAGTGACACCAGCTACGATGTTGTCGGCGCCGCGTCTGGTGTACCCAGTCAGGCGCCCAACAGTCCCAAGGACGCGAAGAAGCTCGATGACAGTGATGgcagtgatgaggaggattggGAGTAG
- the TSR2 gene encoding rRNA accumulation-related protein (BUSCO:EOG09264ZDJ; COG:S; EggNog:ENOG503P5NB) has protein sequence MEAPSPAQTQTTFERGISLLLNLWPALTLAVQNNWGGPDSSDKRDWFAGAVSELFPPLTTSTSTSTSPSAPSEEPDAEYIEEFLLNVMLDEFEVNVDDDSAFEVAESIIRIRKDCLKGKFDEVEQLGRRYTEKKGSKVVFAKGEDQEEEGEWDTDDDEEEDGDMEDAPALVQAPRREKQEPEVDEDGFQTVTRKKR, from the exons ATGGAGGCCCCATCACCAG CGCAAACCCAAACCACCTTCGAGCGCGggatctccctcctcctcaacctctggCCAGCCCTTACCCTCGCCGTGCAAAACAACTGGGGCGGCCCTGACTCCTCCGACAAACGCGACTGGTTCGCCGGCGCAGTCTCCGagctcttccccccccttactacttccacctccacctccacctccccctctgcccccTCAGAAGAACCAGACGCCGAATACATTGAAGAATTCCTCCTCAACGTCATGCTCGACGAGTTCGAAGTCAACGTCGACGACGACTCCGCCTTCGAGGTAGCCGAGAGCATCATCAGGATCAGGAAGGACTGTCTAAAGGGCAAGTTTGACGAGGTGGAGCAGCTGGGGAGACGGTACACCGAAAAGAAGGGGAGTAAAGTGGTTTTTGCAAAGGGGGAGgaccaagaggaagaaggggagtgGGATacggatgatgatgaggaggaggatggggatatGGAGGATGCGCCTGCGTTGGTGCAGGCTCCAAGAAGGGAAAAGCAGGAGCccgaggtggatgaggatgggttTCAGACTGtcacgaggaagaagaggtag
- the FMP52 gene encoding Protein fmp52, mitochondrial (EggNog:ENOG503P35E; COG:T): MSQQPTLLIGSTGLVGSHILSTLLSSSVPVTTISRRPPKTPGPTLTPIIESNTDLWTSSLSSLAPPPKTVISALGTTRTAAGGIANQWKIDHDLNVALARAAKDSGTKTFVFVSSGGTRGLFSNYVPYSKMKIGVEDTIKELGFEHAVILRPGLILGEREQARLGEGQAQGVVKAIGRWFGRGVVDRFAQEGEVIARAAVKAVEMIEGGRAPSKYWILEQNDIVRLGREEWKGETK; this comes from the coding sequence atgtcccaacaaccaacactCCTAATCGGCTCAACAGGCCTAGTAGGCTCCcacatcctctccaccctcctctcctcctccgtccccgTCACCACAATCTCCCGccgcccccccaaaacccccggcccaaccctcacccccatcatcgAATCCAACACCGACCTCTGgacctcctccctttcctcaCTCGCCCCCCCGCCCAAAACAGTCATCTCCGCCCTCGGCACCACCCGCACCGCCGCAGGCGGCATAGCAAACCAGTGGAAAATCGACCACGACCTCAACGTCGCCCTGGCCAGAGCAGCGAAAGATTCTGGAACCAAAACATTTGTTTTTGTGTCTAGCGGTGGGACGAGGGGTTTGTTCAGCAATTATGTGCCGTACAGCAAGATGAAgattggggtggaggatacGATCAAGGAGTTGGGGTTTGAGCACGCGGTGATACTCAGGCCGGGGTTGATactgggggagagggagcaggCTAGGcttggggaggggcaggcGCAGGGGGTGGTCAAAGCGATTGGGcggtggtttgggaggggggtggtggacagGTTTGcgcaggagggggaggttatTGCGCGGGCGGCGGtgaaggcggtggagatgattgagggggggagggcgcCGAGTAAATACTGGATTTTGGAGCAGAATGATATtgtgaggttggggagggaggagtggaagggggagacgaagtaa